The following are encoded together in the Panthera leo isolate Ple1 chromosome B4, P.leo_Ple1_pat1.1, whole genome shotgun sequence genome:
- the THAP2 gene encoding THAP domain-containing protein 2 — translation MPTNCAAAGCATTYNKHINISFHRFPLDPKRRKEWVRLLRRKNFVPGKHTFLCSKHFEASCFDLTGQTRRLKMDAVPTIFDFCNHLKSMKLKSRNLLKKNNTCTPTGPSNLKSNISSQQVLLEHSYAFRNPMEAKKRIIKLEKEIASLRKKMKTCLQKERRATRRWIKATCLVKNLEANNILPKGTSEHILPTALSSLPLEDFKILEQEQQDKTLSIL, via the exons ATGCCGACCAATTGCGCCGCGGCGGGCTGTGCCACTACCTACAACAAGCACATTAACATCAGCTTCCACAG gtttccttTGGatcctaaaagaagaaaagaatgggttCGCCTACTTAGGCGCAAAAATTTTGTGCCAGGAAAACACACTTTTCTTTGCTCAAAGCACTTTGAAGCCTCCTGTTTTGACTTAACAGGACAAACTCGACGACTTAAAATGGATGCTGTTCCAACCATTTTTGATTTTTGTAACCATTTAAAGTCTATG AAACTCAAGTCAAGGAatcttttgaagaaaaacaacactTGTACTCCGACAGGACCATCTAATTTAAAATCAAACATTAGTAGTCAGCAAGTACTGCTCGAACACAGTTATGCTTTTAGGAATCCTATGGAGGCCAAAAAGAGgataataaaactggaaaaagaaatagcaagcttaagaaagaaaatgaaaacttgctTACAAAAAGAACGCAGAGCAACACGGAGATGGATCAAAGCCACGTGCTTGGTGAAGAATCTGGAAGCAAATAACATATTACCTAAGGGTACATCAGAACACATTTTACCAACTGCCTTAAGCAGTCTTCCTTTGGAAGATTTCAAGATTCTTGAACAAGAGCAACAAGATAAAACATTATCAATTCTCTAA